One segment of Halomonas sp. TD01 DNA contains the following:
- a CDS encoding 2,3-butanediol dehydrogenase, translated as MSQSTMQAAVWYAAKDLRVEQMPIPTINDPHEVKVKVAACGICGSDLHEYAAGPIFIPVDKPHPISGEQAPIIMGHEFAGEVVEVGDKVTRVKVGDRVAIEPILSPHQNGAYQMERYNLTPLLGFHGLSGGGGGFSEFTVMGEHMVHKLPDDLSFEQGALVEPAAVALHAVRQSSLKAGDSAAVFGAGPIGLMTIEALKAAGAAQIYAVEVAPSRKAKAEALGAIVVDPQQEDAVAKLQTLSNGGVDVAFEVTGIPAVLNQSLHTTHEGGEVVVVSIWEGEASFQPNDLVIKERTMKGIIAYRHVYPAVMALMQRGYFRAEDMVTQRIPLADIVEEGFEALLSDKAQVKIIVTP; from the coding sequence ATGAGCCAGTCAACGATGCAGGCAGCAGTTTGGTACGCAGCGAAAGACCTTCGTGTTGAGCAAATGCCAATACCGACGATTAACGACCCTCATGAGGTAAAGGTCAAAGTGGCGGCTTGTGGTATTTGTGGTAGCGATTTGCACGAATACGCTGCTGGGCCGATTTTTATTCCGGTCGATAAGCCGCACCCGATTAGCGGTGAACAAGCACCGATTATCATGGGGCATGAATTCGCTGGTGAAGTGGTTGAGGTAGGCGACAAAGTAACACGGGTGAAAGTGGGGGATCGCGTTGCCATAGAGCCGATTCTTTCACCTCACCAGAACGGTGCTTATCAAATGGAGCGCTATAACCTCACGCCGCTATTGGGTTTCCATGGCCTTTCTGGCGGCGGCGGTGGCTTCTCGGAGTTCACTGTGATGGGGGAGCACATGGTGCATAAGCTGCCGGATGACCTCAGCTTCGAGCAAGGGGCATTGGTAGAGCCAGCGGCGGTTGCTTTGCATGCCGTTCGTCAAAGTAGTTTGAAAGCGGGGGATAGTGCGGCAGTATTTGGCGCTGGCCCAATTGGGTTAATGACCATCGAAGCACTAAAAGCAGCAGGCGCCGCTCAAATTTACGCCGTGGAAGTAGCACCTTCACGTAAAGCCAAGGCCGAAGCGCTTGGTGCTATTGTGGTGGACCCGCAGCAAGAAGATGCAGTGGCGAAGCTGCAAACGTTAAGCAATGGCGGCGTTGACGTGGCGTTCGAGGTGACCGGGATTCCGGCCGTACTGAATCAGTCCTTGCACACTACCCATGAAGGCGGTGAAGTGGTCGTGGTCAGTATTTGGGAGGGAGAAGCGAGCTTTCAACCTAATGACCTGGTCATTAAAGAGCGCACCATGAAAGGTATTATTGCCTATCGCCATGTGTATCCAGCGGTGATGGCGCTAATGCAGCGTGGCTACTTTCGCGCTGAAGACATGGTGACTCAGCGTATCCCGTTGGCGGATATCGTGGAGGAGGGATTTGAGGCGTTGTTGAGCGATAAAGCGCAGGTGAAAATAATCGTAACGCCTTAG
- a CDS encoding NAD(P)/FAD-dependent oxidoreductase has product MSKITAQVQQSPTDTVQAWLHDFDTALQAQDIERVLSLFGDECYWRDFLAFTWNLKTCEGKDEIQAMLNATLNNVQPSNWQLDGEATENGDIYDAWFTFETAVASGKGYLRLKEGRCWTLLTTMQALNDYPEQCNHHRPKGAEHGANKQRETWLESRQREEAELGYTQQPYCVIIGGGQGGIGLGARLRQLGVPTIIIERNERAGDSWRNRYKSLCLHDPVWYDHLPYIPFPDNWPVFAPKDKVGDWLEMYTKVMELNYWSSTECQNASYDEVAGEWLVKVKRNGEEITLRPKQLVMATGMSGMPNVPTFPGAENFEGEQQHSSQHPGPDAYKGKKCVILGSNNSAHDIAAALWEHDADVTMLQRSSTHIVKSDSLMEEVLGPLYSEEAVASGLTHEKADLVFASIPYKVLPDFQRPAFEAIKKRDAEFYQKLESAGFMLDFGDDESGLFLKYLRRGSGYYIDVGACDLVASGDIKLRSGVGIEHINPHSITLTDGSELDADLIIYATGYGSMNGWAARLISQEVADKVGKCWGLGSDTTKDPGPWEGELRNMWKPTQQEALWFHGGNLHQSRHYSRYLALQLKARMEGLDTPVYGLQPVHHRA; this is encoded by the coding sequence ATGTCTAAGATAACGGCACAAGTCCAGCAATCCCCCACGGATACTGTTCAAGCGTGGCTGCACGATTTCGATACTGCCCTTCAAGCCCAGGATATTGAGCGAGTGCTGTCGCTGTTTGGAGACGAGTGCTACTGGCGTGACTTTCTTGCGTTTACCTGGAATTTAAAAACCTGTGAAGGCAAAGACGAAATTCAGGCCATGCTCAATGCCACGCTCAATAACGTACAGCCTTCGAACTGGCAGTTAGACGGCGAGGCCACTGAAAACGGCGATATCTACGATGCGTGGTTTACCTTTGAAACAGCGGTTGCCAGCGGTAAAGGCTATTTGCGTCTTAAAGAAGGCAGGTGCTGGACGTTGTTAACCACCATGCAAGCGCTGAACGACTACCCTGAGCAGTGCAATCACCATCGCCCAAAAGGAGCTGAACACGGTGCCAATAAGCAGCGTGAAACCTGGTTAGAGTCACGACAACGCGAAGAAGCTGAGCTTGGCTACACCCAGCAGCCTTACTGCGTGATTATTGGCGGTGGCCAGGGCGGTATTGGTTTAGGCGCACGGTTAAGGCAACTGGGTGTGCCAACGATCATCATTGAGCGAAACGAGCGCGCGGGGGATTCCTGGCGTAATCGCTATAAGTCGCTCTGCTTGCACGATCCAGTCTGGTACGACCACCTTCCTTATATCCCCTTCCCAGATAACTGGCCTGTATTCGCCCCGAAAGACAAAGTGGGCGATTGGCTGGAAATGTACACAAAAGTGATGGAGCTCAATTATTGGAGTTCCACCGAGTGTCAGAATGCTAGCTACGACGAAGTCGCAGGTGAGTGGCTGGTTAAGGTTAAGCGCAACGGCGAAGAGATCACGCTACGACCCAAACAGTTGGTGATGGCCACGGGCATGTCTGGGATGCCCAATGTACCGACATTCCCAGGGGCAGAAAACTTTGAAGGTGAGCAGCAGCACTCTAGCCAGCACCCAGGGCCGGACGCCTATAAAGGTAAGAAGTGTGTCATTTTGGGCTCGAATAATTCAGCTCATGATATTGCCGCCGCACTATGGGAGCACGATGCCGACGTCACCATGCTGCAGCGTTCATCTACCCATATTGTGAAGTCGGATTCGCTGATGGAGGAGGTGCTGGGGCCGCTTTATTCGGAAGAGGCTGTGGCGAGTGGCTTAACCCATGAAAAAGCCGACTTGGTGTTTGCCTCAATCCCTTACAAGGTGCTGCCGGATTTCCAGCGCCCCGCCTTTGAGGCGATTAAAAAGCGTGACGCCGAATTTTACCAAAAGCTTGAGAGCGCAGGCTTTATGCTCGATTTCGGTGACGATGAATCGGGGCTGTTTTTAAAGTATCTACGCCGCGGTTCGGGTTACTACATCGATGTAGGCGCATGCGACTTGGTGGCCAGTGGTGATATCAAGCTGCGCAGCGGTGTGGGCATTGAGCACATTAATCCTCACTCCATCACGCTGACTGATGGCAGCGAGCTTGATGCTGACTTGATCATCTATGCCACCGGCTATGGATCGATGAATGGCTGGGCGGCGCGGCTTATTTCTCAAGAAGTGGCCGATAAAGTGGGCAAGTGTTGGGGGCTAGGTTCCGACACCACCAAAGACCCGGGCCCATGGGAGGGTGAGCTGCGCAATATGTGGAAGCCCACTCAGCAAGAGGCACTGTGGTTCCATGGCGGCAACCTACACCAGTCGCGGCACTATTCACGTTATTTGGCGCTGCAGTTAAAAGCACGCATGGAAGGGCTAGACACTCCTGTCTATGGCCTGCAGCCAGTTCATCACAGAGCATGA